GAATGAGTGAGGGGTCTTCGACCAATGCAGGATCAGCAGGCTCAGTTCGTAAAATTTCATTCTCATACCGCAAACACCGGTTACGACTGTTTGCACTCCGCCCCATGATCCAGTAAAG
Above is a genomic segment from SAR324 cluster bacterium containing:
- a CDS encoding IMP cyclohydrolase is translated as MTTEAQRLAEQNLKSLSDNDYPGRGVVLGRFDKNHWGGLYWIMGRSANSRNRCLRYENEILRTEPADPALVEDPSLI